In a genomic window of Croceibacterium sp. TMG7-5b_MA50:
- a CDS encoding CstA-like transporter-associated (seleno)protein, whose product MSALWSTLARTARAMVGLPDYDTYCRHMAQHHPGAPVMDRTAFFRDRQQARYGGKGGGRCC is encoded by the coding sequence GTGAGCGCGCTCTGGTCCACGCTGGCGCGCACGGCACGCGCGATGGTCGGGCTGCCCGATTACGACACCTATTGCCGGCACATGGCGCAGCACCATCCGGGCGCGCCGGTGATGGATCGCACCGCCTTCTTCCGCGACCGGCAGCAGGCCCGCTACGGCGGCAAGGGCGGCGGGCGCTGCTGCTGA
- a CDS encoding S8 family serine peptidase, whose product MRTRFNRVGLLATAGMMMLPLAAGSPAAAQSSDTNAAAMTGPIRPMTGYIRAFHSVDPQTGYIRAFEGALDPHTGYIRAFDGDITPYTGYIRAFAGGVDPHTGYIRAFGGDLDPYTGYIRAFWGTLTPEGGDLSPQTGYIRAFSDQFFPHSTATLQAWAGAGTSGDYAAVASLLQQMQQDAAGIWGDRVTAKTGQSFAGGFADAFWTKWGLDPADPQSLATLEPVERQLMLLDWHDNLLLFSGLDSADHWMNAVNWRPALTQVQGGGRNTTIGLVDFFAAADSDVASKVVYDGGYEDVANPHGTAVGSLMVASHDGHGVMGIAPDARIAAYNPFDHTMTASWTDVRTGVEAVVRAGASVVNLSLGVSGQVLPGEWRGVFRHSSIDSHKDKVTYVIAAGNDGVAQPTNIEMNGALDSTFLVVGSVGPGGVISPFSNTPGTACLTDGGICKNTAVWARGRGTFEKADYLKESGLLMNRFLVAPGELILVSDGHGGVTRMSGTSFAAPLVSGAIALLHDRWPWLKNAPRATAKIILESAQDLGAPGVDPVYGHGLLDIEASQAPLDFSTLKYYLVNGFQTQEVAAVTLRRNGVQASWTARDAYFTAFEKVDSAERDFLIPLTNRLFNASLAGRSFQEFVYHRMIGWIGGGASNRHIAALTDSMPGTTAPLADGWTLTMRGRQQQVPGSQGIDRLQLRTSMELTAPDSAFSVGFGHGDGALLLGGTAGLQMTGDFNPQTGGANPLLGFASGGAHVASTVRLMRGVDLQVGVTRQDRAIEQDLAGAFFDPADTVLLERMGDYRAMATQAKLTWRPAQAIALSASATRLQEDGAFLGVRSVNPGDFGRGATSTGVTLAADAALAAGFSLFASGTVANSTSGRDAALQLSNTRSTAFQLGIAKQALLGGSDRLRLSLAQPLTTEDGTFQYRQREVIDRQTGEIGLVARDARIGAPEQRRLVAEALYGAEVADGRGAASLFTSAELGAVQVDRASWTVGGNLRLGF is encoded by the coding sequence GTGCGCACACGGTTCAACAGGGTAGGGCTGCTGGCGACGGCCGGCATGATGATGCTGCCGCTGGCAGCGGGCAGTCCGGCGGCAGCGCAGAGCAGCGACACGAATGCCGCCGCGATGACCGGGCCGATCCGGCCGATGACTGGCTATATCCGCGCCTTCCATTCGGTCGATCCGCAGACCGGCTATATCCGCGCGTTCGAGGGGGCTCTCGATCCGCACACCGGCTATATCCGTGCGTTCGACGGGGACATCACGCCTTATACCGGCTACATCCGCGCCTTTGCGGGCGGTGTCGATCCGCATACCGGCTACATTCGCGCATTCGGCGGCGATTTGGACCCCTACACCGGCTACATCCGCGCGTTCTGGGGCACGCTGACGCCGGAAGGCGGCGATCTGTCGCCGCAGACCGGCTATATCCGGGCGTTCAGCGACCAGTTCTTCCCGCACAGCACCGCCACTCTGCAGGCCTGGGCCGGGGCCGGCACCAGCGGCGACTACGCGGCGGTCGCCAGCCTGCTGCAACAGATGCAGCAGGACGCCGCCGGCATCTGGGGGGATCGTGTCACCGCGAAGACGGGCCAGTCCTTCGCGGGCGGCTTCGCCGATGCGTTCTGGACCAAATGGGGTCTCGATCCCGCGGACCCGCAATCGCTCGCCACGCTGGAACCGGTCGAACGGCAGCTGATGCTGCTCGACTGGCATGACAATCTGCTGCTGTTCTCCGGCCTCGACAGCGCGGATCATTGGATGAACGCGGTCAACTGGCGTCCGGCGCTGACGCAGGTGCAGGGCGGCGGGCGCAATACCACGATCGGCCTGGTCGACTTCTTCGCCGCGGCGGACAGCGATGTCGCATCCAAGGTGGTGTATGACGGCGGGTACGAGGATGTCGCCAACCCGCATGGCACCGCCGTCGGCAGCTTGATGGTCGCATCGCATGACGGGCATGGCGTGATGGGCATCGCGCCCGATGCGCGCATTGCCGCCTACAACCCGTTCGACCACACCATGACCGCGAGTTGGACCGATGTCCGCACGGGGGTCGAGGCGGTCGTCCGTGCCGGGGCCAGCGTCGTCAACCTGTCGCTGGGCGTCAGCGGACAGGTGCTGCCGGGTGAATGGCGGGGCGTGTTCCGCCATTCGTCGATCGACAGCCACAAGGACAAGGTCACCTACGTCATCGCCGCCGGCAATGACGGCGTCGCTCAGCCGACCAATATCGAAATGAACGGCGCGCTCGATTCCACCTTCCTGGTGGTCGGTTCGGTCGGGCCGGGTGGCGTGATCTCCCCCTTCAGCAACACTCCCGGCACCGCGTGCCTGACCGATGGCGGCATCTGCAAGAACACCGCCGTCTGGGCACGCGGACGCGGTACGTTCGAGAAGGCGGACTACCTGAAGGAAAGCGGCCTTCTGATGAACCGCTTCCTGGTGGCGCCGGGCGAACTGATCCTGGTGTCCGACGGCCACGGCGGCGTCACCCGCATGTCCGGCACCTCCTTCGCCGCACCGCTGGTATCGGGTGCGATCGCGCTGCTGCATGATCGCTGGCCCTGGCTGAAGAACGCACCACGCGCCACGGCCAAGATCATCCTGGAAAGCGCACAGGACCTGGGCGCGCCGGGCGTCGATCCGGTCTACGGCCATGGCCTGCTGGATATCGAGGCGTCGCAGGCGCCGCTCGATTTCAGCACCCTGAAATACTACCTCGTCAACGGTTTCCAGACGCAGGAGGTTGCCGCCGTCACGCTGCGCCGCAATGGCGTACAGGCATCCTGGACGGCACGCGACGCCTACTTCACCGCTTTCGAAAAGGTCGACAGCGCGGAGCGTGACTTCCTGATCCCGCTGACGAACCGCCTGTTCAACGCCAGCCTGGCCGGTCGTTCATTCCAGGAATTCGTCTATCACCGGATGATCGGATGGATTGGCGGCGGCGCCAGCAACCGGCACATCGCGGCGCTGACCGACAGCATGCCGGGGACGACCGCGCCGCTGGCTGATGGCTGGACGCTCACCATGCGCGGCCGGCAGCAGCAGGTGCCGGGATCGCAGGGCATCGACCGTCTGCAATTGCGCACCAGCATGGAACTGACCGCGCCCGACAGCGCCTTCTCCGTCGGCTTCGGTCATGGTGACGGCGCGTTGCTGCTGGGCGGCACGGCCGGCCTGCAGATGACGGGCGACTTCAATCCGCAGACCGGCGGCGCGAACCCGCTGCTCGGCTTCGCCAGCGGCGGCGCGCATGTCGCCAGCACTGTGCGGCTGATGCGCGGGGTGGACCTGCAAGTCGGCGTGACGCGGCAGGACCGCGCGATCGAGCAGGACCTGGCAGGGGCGTTCTTCGATCCGGCGGACACCGTTCTGCTGGAACGCATGGGCGACTACCGTGCGATGGCCACGCAGGCCAAGCTCACCTGGCGGCCGGCGCAGGCGATCGCCTTGTCCGCATCCGCCACTCGGCTGCAGGAAGATGGCGCTTTTCTGGGCGTTCGTTCCGTCAATCCCGGCGATTTCGGCCGCGGCGCCACCAGCACCGGCGTGACGCTGGCAGCCGATGCGGCTCTCGCGGCGGGGTTCAGCTTGTTCGCCAGCGGCACAGTGGCGAACAGCACCAGCGGGCGTGATGCGGCGCTGCAATTGTCGAACACCCGCAGCACCGCCTTCCAGCTCGGCATCGCCAAGCAGGCCCTGTTGGGCGGCAGTGACCGGCTGCGCCTGTCACTGGCTCAGCCGCTGACGACTGAGGACGGCACGTTCCAGTACCGTCAGCGGGAGGTGATCGACCGCCAGACGGGCGAGATCGGCCTGGTTGCGCGCGATGCCCGGATCGGTGCACCCGAACAGCGCCGGCTGGTAGCGGAGGCGCTGTATGGCGCCGAGGTCGCTGACGGACGCGGGGCCGCAAGCCTGTTCACCAGCGCGGAACTGGGGGCAGTGCAGGTGGACCGGGCATCATGGACCGTGGGCGGCAATCTCCGCCTCGGCTTCTGA
- a CDS encoding exopolysaccharide biosynthesis protein, producing the protein MAEQDEQGGEVHNVEDILARLKELADRQDKVSIGDVVQAMGQRSFGPFLLIPALIDISPIGSIPTLPTLLAVMIVITAVQLLLGRKHLWLPGFITNRSAKAEKVRKAADKLGGLARWLDRWFHGRLPMLTSPLFQKIAALVIIGLTFTIPPLELIPLATTAPMAAIAAFGLAMLVRDGLLMLIAFAASIAAIGFGLSMLGSGASGG; encoded by the coding sequence ATGGCTGAACAGGATGAACAGGGCGGCGAGGTCCACAATGTGGAAGATATCCTCGCCCGGCTGAAGGAACTGGCCGACCGGCAGGACAAGGTCAGCATCGGCGACGTGGTGCAGGCCATGGGCCAGCGCAGCTTCGGCCCGTTCCTGCTGATCCCGGCATTGATCGACATCAGCCCGATCGGCTCCATCCCCACCCTCCCCACGCTGCTGGCGGTGATGATCGTCATCACGGCGGTGCAACTGCTGCTGGGGCGCAAGCATCTGTGGCTGCCCGGCTTCATCACCAACCGCTCCGCCAAGGCGGAAAAGGTCAGGAAGGCGGCGGACAAGCTGGGCGGTCTCGCCCGCTGGCTCGACCGCTGGTTTCACGGCCGCCTGCCGATGCTGACCAGCCCCCTGTTCCAGAAGATCGCGGCGCTGGTGATCATCGGCCTCACCTTCACCATCCCCCCGCTGGAGCTTATCCCCCTCGCCACCACGGCGCCGATGGCGGCGATCGCCGCCTTCGGCCTCGCCATGCTGGTGCGCGACGGGCTGCTGATGCTGATCGCCTTTGCCGCCAGCATCGCCGCGATCGGCTTCGGCCTGTCGATGCTGGGCAGCGGTGCCAGCGGGGGGTGA
- a CDS encoding carbon starvation CstA family protein produces MLRHLPWIAIGTVGLAALAQVALSRGEPVNALWVVTAALGCFIVAYRYYALFIARHVMRLDGARPTPAIRRADGLDYVATDRTVLFGHHFAAIAGAGPLVGPVLAAQMGYLPGTLWIIFGVIFAGAVQDFIVLFLSMRRDGRSLGELVRMEMGQTAGTLALVGAFMIMVIILAVLALIVVRALAESPWGLFTVAATVPLAIGMGIYTRWIRPGRVGEVSLIGLVGLLLAIVYGEQVAASSTWGPAFTFSPQALCFVLIGYGAVASVLPVWLLLAPRDYLSTFLKIGAIVALAIGIVIMAPPLQMPPLTRFIAGGGPVWSGALFPFLFITIACGAVSGFHALIASGTTPKLIAAETDAPLIGYGAMLAEAFVAIMALVGASILDPGIYFTMNSPTALIGSDPISAAAAVTAMGFPIDATAIARPAQEVGEATIISRAGGAPTLAVAMAEIFSHVVGGPAMKAFWYHFAILFEALFILTAVDAGTRAGRFMLQDLLALAAPRFVAERGQVAGILCTALCVAAWGYFLYQGVTDPLGGVNTLWPVFGISNQMLAAIALMLGTAVLFRMKRDRFAWVTAVPTVWLLVCTLSAGWLKLFSADPAIGFLSHAARFSDAIDRGQVLAPARDMDAMRAIVLNDRIDAALVGLFLLIVLALAGFTIRTILAARVAARPTTQEIGGASAPITAEDRALDAAGVAA; encoded by the coding sequence ATGCTGCGCCATCTGCCCTGGATCGCCATCGGCACCGTCGGCCTCGCCGCGCTGGCGCAGGTCGCGCTGTCGCGGGGGGAGCCGGTCAACGCGCTGTGGGTGGTCACCGCCGCTCTCGGCTGCTTCATCGTCGCCTATCGCTATTATGCGCTGTTCATCGCCCGGCACGTCATGCGGCTGGACGGCGCGCGGCCGACCCCGGCGATCCGGCGGGCGGATGGCCTCGATTATGTGGCGACGGACCGCACCGTGCTGTTCGGCCACCATTTCGCCGCGATCGCGGGCGCGGGGCCGCTGGTCGGGCCGGTGCTGGCGGCGCAGATGGGCTACCTGCCCGGCACGCTGTGGATCATCTTCGGGGTGATCTTCGCCGGCGCGGTGCAGGATTTCATCGTCCTGTTCCTTTCCATGCGGCGCGACGGGCGCAGCCTGGGCGAACTGGTGCGGATGGAGATGGGGCAGACCGCCGGTACGCTGGCGCTGGTCGGCGCCTTCATGATCATGGTCATCATCCTGGCGGTGCTGGCGCTGATCGTGGTGCGGGCGCTCGCCGAAAGTCCGTGGGGCCTGTTCACCGTCGCCGCCACCGTGCCGCTGGCGATCGGCATGGGCATCTACACCCGCTGGATCCGGCCGGGCCGGGTGGGCGAGGTGTCGCTGATCGGCCTGGTCGGCCTGCTGCTGGCGATCGTCTATGGCGAACAGGTCGCCGCCAGCTCCACCTGGGGTCCGGCCTTCACCTTCAGCCCGCAGGCGCTGTGCTTCGTGCTGATCGGCTATGGCGCGGTCGCGTCCGTGCTGCCGGTGTGGCTGCTGCTGGCCCCGCGTGATTACCTGTCCACCTTCCTGAAGATCGGCGCGATCGTGGCGCTGGCGATCGGCATCGTCATCATGGCGCCGCCATTGCAGATGCCCCCGCTGACCCGCTTCATCGCGGGCGGCGGGCCGGTCTGGTCAGGCGCGTTGTTCCCGTTCCTGTTCATCACCATCGCCTGCGGCGCGGTCAGCGGGTTCCACGCGCTGATCGCCAGCGGCACCACGCCTAAACTGATCGCGGCGGAAACGGACGCGCCGCTGATCGGCTATGGCGCGATGCTGGCCGAGGCGTTCGTGGCGATCATGGCGCTGGTCGGCGCCTCCATCCTCGACCCCGGCATCTACTTCACCATGAACAGCCCGACTGCGCTGATCGGCAGCGATCCGATCAGCGCGGCGGCGGCGGTCACGGCGATGGGCTTCCCCATCGATGCCACCGCCATCGCCCGCCCCGCGCAGGAGGTGGGCGAGGCGACGATCATCAGCCGTGCCGGCGGCGCGCCGACGCTGGCGGTCGCCATGGCGGAGATCTTCAGCCACGTCGTCGGCGGGCCGGCGATGAAGGCGTTCTGGTACCACTTCGCCATCCTGTTCGAGGCGTTGTTCATCCTGACCGCGGTGGATGCCGGCACCCGCGCCGGCCGCTTCATGCTGCAGGACCTGCTGGCGCTCGCCGCCCCGCGCTTCGTGGCGGAGCGTGGGCAGGTGGCGGGCATCCTGTGCACCGCGCTGTGCGTCGCTGCATGGGGGTATTTCCTGTACCAGGGCGTCACCGACCCGCTGGGCGGGGTCAACACGCTGTGGCCGGTGTTCGGCATCTCCAACCAGATGCTCGCGGCCATTGCCCTGATGCTGGGCACCGCGGTGCTGTTCCGGATGAAGCGTGACCGCTTCGCATGGGTCACTGCCGTGCCGACCGTCTGGCTGCTGGTCTGCACATTGTCGGCCGGGTGGCTGAAGCTGTTCAGCGCTGATCCGGCAATCGGCTTCCTGTCCCACGCCGCCCGCTTCTCCGATGCGATCGACCGGGGGCAGGTGCTGGCCCCGGCGCGCGACATGGATGCAATGCGCGCGATCGTGCTGAACGACCGGATCGATGCGGCGCTGGTCGGCCTGTTCCTGCTGATCGTGCTGGCACTGGCCGGCTTCACGATCCGCACCATACTGGCTGCGCGGGTGGCGGCAAGGCCGACCACGCAGGAGATCGGCGGCGCGTCCGCACCCATCACGGCGGAAGACCGCGCGCTCGACGCCGCGGGCGTCGCCGCGTGA
- a CDS encoding EAL domain-containing protein has product MTRRSAPRTRHDADRRTRYFAVMSFERFIAARRTVGFEIANRILVRAADRILAAMQAGSVGRIGHDTIEFTFRAADAAAARNDLAGCLTLLERRLEIGGVSFQLTGTVAFAAIPTGQAAITDELFDAVIATLSGDDAGSGRIRHVDPALPIPVQLDDLALLRALPGALAGNELTLVYQPKLDCRTGLHLSAEALLRWVSPRFGAVNTLRMITLAERTGMIRDVTLWVIRQVLRDLAVLEAAGQPLTVFVNMSGPLLADQAFMTEVMRLIAGTPPRVGIEITETSVIEDPEAAIETLAALAAAQIPVAIDDFGSGLSSLAYLKRLPVNELKIDKMFVSQLTSSNRDPLIVRASIDLAHAMDMTVTAEGVEDAMCQSLLQVMGCDALQGYHISRPVPLPDLIAFLRTRGEERPARRAPAGTVRLVRGGSTQG; this is encoded by the coding sequence ATGACGCGCAGATCGGCCCCCCGCACCCGGCACGATGCCGACCGGCGCACCCGGTACTTCGCCGTGATGAGCTTTGAACGGTTCATCGCAGCCCGTCGCACGGTCGGGTTCGAGATCGCCAACCGCATCCTGGTTCGCGCCGCCGACCGCATCCTGGCGGCGATGCAGGCGGGATCGGTCGGCCGGATCGGGCATGACACCATCGAATTCACCTTCCGCGCAGCCGACGCCGCCGCCGCGCGCAACGATCTGGCGGGATGCCTTACACTGCTGGAACGCCGGCTGGAGATCGGCGGCGTCAGTTTCCAGCTGACCGGCACCGTCGCTTTCGCCGCGATCCCGACCGGGCAGGCCGCCATCACGGACGAGCTGTTCGATGCGGTAATCGCCACCCTGTCGGGTGACGACGCCGGCAGCGGGCGCATCCGCCATGTCGATCCCGCACTGCCCATTCCGGTGCAACTCGACGACCTCGCTCTACTGCGCGCCCTGCCGGGGGCACTGGCCGGTAACGAGCTGACGCTGGTCTACCAGCCGAAGCTGGACTGCCGCACCGGCCTGCACCTGTCGGCGGAGGCGCTGCTGCGCTGGGTCTCCCCCCGGTTCGGCGCGGTCAACACGCTGCGCATGATCACGCTGGCCGAACGCACCGGCATGATCCGCGACGTGACGCTGTGGGTCATCCGCCAGGTGCTGCGCGACCTTGCCGTGCTGGAGGCGGCGGGCCAGCCGTTGACGGTGTTCGTCAACATGTCCGGTCCGCTGCTAGCGGATCAGGCCTTCATGACGGAGGTGATGCGGCTGATCGCCGGGACGCCCCCACGGGTCGGGATCGAGATCACCGAAACCAGCGTGATCGAGGATCCGGAGGCTGCGATCGAGACGCTGGCGGCGCTCGCCGCCGCGCAGATCCCGGTGGCGATCGACGATTTCGGATCGGGGCTGTCCAGCCTCGCCTATCTGAAGCGGCTGCCCGTCAACGAACTGAAGATCGACAAGATGTTCGTCAGCCAGCTGACAAGCAGCAACCGCGACCCGTTGATCGTGCGCGCCTCCATCGACCTTGCCCATGCCATGGACATGACCGTCACCGCGGAGGGGGTGGAGGACGCCATGTGCCAGTCGCTGCTGCAGGTGATGGGCTGCGACGCGCTGCAGGGCTACCACATATCGCGGCCCGTGCCCTTGCCCGACCTGATCGCCTTCCTGCGCACGCGGGGCGAGGAACGCCCGGCGCGACGCGCGCCGGCAGGCACGGTCCGGCTGGTACGGGGTGGAAGCACGCAGGGCTGA
- a CDS encoding methyltransferase domain-containing protein, with amino-acid sequence MTLAVRSTQPELMDADDLPADTYVAVMRDLARVNTVTLAARPTSRFLDRAARGRGSLRILDVGFGDGDMLRRIEGWARRRGIGVELTGVDLNPRSEAAARAHTPAGSRIRWVTGDYADLAGQRWDVILSSLVAHHMTDEELIAFLRFMEREAAIGWFVNDLLRHRFAKRGYPLLARIAGWHPIVRHDGQVSIARSFRPAEWQPLLAAAGVTDARVQRAFPFRLCVARLR; translated from the coding sequence ATGACCCTCGCCGTCCGGTCCACCCAGCCGGAGCTGATGGATGCGGACGACCTGCCGGCCGATACCTACGTGGCGGTGATGCGCGATCTGGCGCGGGTGAACACGGTCACGCTGGCGGCGCGGCCCACCTCGCGCTTCCTAGATAGGGCGGCACGTGGGCGAGGGAGTTTGCGCATCCTCGACGTCGGCTTCGGCGATGGCGACATGCTGCGCCGGATCGAAGGCTGGGCGCGGCGTCGCGGCATTGGCGTTGAACTGACAGGCGTGGACCTGAACCCGCGCAGCGAGGCGGCGGCGCGCGCGCATACGCCGGCGGGATCGCGCATCCGCTGGGTCACGGGCGACTATGCCGATCTGGCGGGGCAGAGGTGGGACGTGATCCTGTCCAGCCTGGTGGCGCACCACATGACTGATGAGGAGCTGATCGCCTTCCTCCGCTTCATGGAGCGGGAGGCCGCCATCGGCTGGTTCGTGAACGACCTGCTGCGGCACCGCTTCGCCAAGCGCGGCTACCCCCTGCTGGCGCGGATCGCGGGATGGCACCCGATCGTGCGGCATGACGGGCAGGTGTCGATCGCCCGCTCCTTCCGCCCCGCCGAATGGCAGCCGCTGTTGGCGGCGGCCGGCGTCACCGACGCACGGGTGCAGCGCGCCTTCCCCTTCCGACTATGCGTCGCACGCCTGCGCTGA
- a CDS encoding type III polyketide synthase → MQAFLHSIGTAVPPHDVHEAFLGWARRQLAGRREAALFDRMAGRAGIDRRWSVLPDTSFDADADGFYRADEWPGTAARMAVYAEETPDLACAAIARLGEQVPLTGITHVVLASCTGFVAPGIDQIIARRLGLAPSVERLLVGFMGCYAAVAALRSARHIVRSEPAARVLVVTVELCTLHLQDTAELEPVLAMLQFGDGAAAALVTGEAGEMSKGGLLLDRPFSTTLADSHELIRWDITDQGFAMHLSGAVPNRIAGALAEEAFARALGCDPHGVDGWAVHAGGRSILDAVERALTLDGHALDHSRAVLADNGNMSSATLMFVLQRLLAGPPVANGVALAFGPGLAAEGLTFRSAP, encoded by the coding sequence TTGCAAGCTTTCCTCCACTCCATCGGCACCGCGGTGCCGCCCCATGATGTCCACGAGGCGTTTCTCGGCTGGGCGCGCCGGCAGCTCGCCGGCCGCCGGGAGGCCGCGTTGTTCGACCGGATGGCGGGGCGCGCCGGGATCGACCGGCGCTGGTCCGTGCTGCCCGATACCTCCTTCGATGCCGACGCCGACGGCTTCTACCGCGCGGACGAATGGCCCGGCACGGCCGCACGCATGGCGGTGTATGCCGAAGAGACGCCCGACCTTGCCTGCGCGGCAATCGCCCGCTTGGGGGAGCAGGTGCCGCTCACCGGCATCACCCATGTCGTGCTGGCGAGCTGCACCGGCTTCGTCGCGCCCGGCATCGACCAGATCATCGCCCGCCGGCTGGGTCTTGCCCCATCGGTGGAGCGGCTGCTGGTCGGCTTCATGGGCTGCTACGCCGCGGTGGCCGCGCTGCGCAGCGCGCGGCACATCGTCCGGTCGGAGCCGGCGGCGCGCGTGCTGGTGGTGACGGTGGAATTGTGCACGCTGCACCTGCAGGACACGGCGGAGCTGGAGCCGGTTCTGGCCATGCTGCAGTTCGGCGACGGCGCGGCCGCCGCGCTGGTGACGGGGGAAGCCGGGGAAATGTCAAAGGGCGGCCTGCTGCTTGACCGGCCGTTCTCCACCACGCTGGCTGACAGTCACGAGCTGATCCGCTGGGACATCACCGATCAGGGCTTCGCCATGCACCTGTCGGGCGCGGTGCCGAACCGCATCGCCGGCGCCCTGGCGGAGGAGGCGTTCGCCAGGGCGTTGGGCTGCGACCCACACGGAGTGGATGGCTGGGCCGTGCATGCCGGGGGCCGCTCCATCCTGGACGCGGTGGAGCGGGCGCTGACGCTGGACGGGCATGCGCTCGACCATTCGCGCGCCGTGCTGGCGGACAATGGCAACATGTCGTCGGCCACGCTGATGTTCGTGCTGCAGCGCTTGCTGGCGGGCCCGCCGGTGGCCAACGGTGTGGCGCTGGCCTTCGGGCCGGGGCTGGCGGCGGAGGGGCTGACCTTCCGCAGCGCGCCATGA
- a CDS encoding AEC family transporter: MRTGSVLAILFIILPIFGLIAAGWALRRVGVFGAGTTAELNRFVIWLALPALMFDIVATARWADIWQPGYIGAFSGGIAVIFCATILVGRALRRSLPDAVVDGLNAGYSNTAYVGFPLAAAALGPGSRTGVLIACILTMTILFAISLALVELGLHGRGAGGGIGAIAQRVGTRLVRSPLVVAPAIGALVLASGLGLPAPLHAFASLLGAAASPCALVALGLFLGEQRREGEQALPTVAALTALKLIGQPLVTWVLAVQVFALDARTTTLAVLIAALPTGTGAWMVSAIYTRDPAVTARVLLATTIGSVLTLTVLLSVI, from the coding sequence ATGCGCACCGGCAGCGTGCTGGCGATCCTGTTCATCATCCTGCCGATCTTCGGGCTGATCGCTGCGGGCTGGGCGCTGCGACGGGTCGGCGTCTTCGGCGCGGGTACCACGGCCGAACTCAATCGCTTCGTCATCTGGCTGGCCCTGCCGGCGCTGATGTTCGACATCGTGGCGACCGCGCGGTGGGCGGATATCTGGCAGCCGGGCTATATCGGCGCGTTCAGCGGCGGGATCGCCGTGATCTTCTGCGCCACGATACTGGTCGGCCGCGCGCTGCGCCGGTCCCTGCCCGATGCGGTGGTGGACGGACTGAACGCCGGTTACTCCAACACCGCCTATGTCGGCTTCCCCCTGGCGGCAGCGGCGCTCGGGCCGGGGTCGCGCACGGGGGTGCTGATCGCCTGCATCCTGACCATGACCATCCTGTTCGCGATCTCCCTGGCGCTGGTGGAGTTGGGCCTGCACGGCCGCGGCGCAGGAGGCGGGATCGGCGCCATCGCGCAGCGGGTCGGCACGCGGCTGGTGCGCAGTCCGCTGGTAGTGGCGCCCGCAATCGGGGCGCTGGTGCTGGCGAGTGGTCTCGGCCTGCCGGCGCCGCTGCATGCCTTTGCCAGCCTGCTGGGCGCCGCGGCCAGCCCGTGTGCGCTGGTGGCGCTGGGGCTGTTCCTGGGGGAGCAGCGGCGCGAAGGGGAGCAGGCGCTGCCGACGGTGGCGGCGCTCACGGCGCTGAAGCTGATCGGCCAGCCGCTCGTCACCTGGGTGCTGGCGGTGCAGGTCTTCGCGCTGGATGCGCGTACGACGACGCTGGCGGTGCTGATCGCGGCATTGCCGACGGGCACCGGCGCGTGGATGGTCAGCGCCATCTATACCCGCGATCCGGCGGTGACGGCGAGGGTGCTGCTGGCGACCACAATCGGTTCGGTACTGACGCTGACGGTGCTGCTGAGCGTCATCTAG